The Phycisphaerae bacterium sequence ATGGGTCTGCGCCACCGGCAGCACAAGATCGAAGGGGTTCAGTTCCATCCCGAGAGCTTTCTCACCGACGCCGGTTATAAAATCATTGAGAACTTTCTTAAGCTGTAATTGATTTCAATCAAGTATTGAAAGAGGGTTTCCTTTACTCCCGTATCGCGATACGATTTCAGGAAACCTTAAAAGGAGCGAACGATGGGAAATAAGGAATTGAAAGACAAGGTTCAGGAAGTGATCGACGGCGTTCGCCCCGCGCTGCAGGCGGATGGGGGCGATGTGGAATTGGTGAACGTGGAAGACGACGGTACGGTCAATGTCCGCCTTCAGGGGGCGTGCGGATGCTGCCCGATGGCCCAGATGACCCTGAAAATGGGGATCGAGCGGCGGCTGAAGGAAAAGGTGCCGCAGGTCAAGGAAGTCGTCGCGGTTCAATAGTGATATGCGTGGATGGGCGGCAGGCCGGTTGGTTTGCCGCTCCGTCGCCTATCATCATCTGCTTAGAGCCCAAAGACACGGTCCGGCGGAATGACCCGCCGGACCGTATTCCTATCTGGGCATGCCCCAATTATGGGGCGGCCTCGGCCGTTGTTGTGGCCGCGTCCTGGGCTGCGGATGAGTCCCCGTCATCGTTGTAGCTGAGCAGCAGCAGGATGCTTCCTTTGGCCGAGGTCCGCCCGTTGTGCTCGCTGCGCCAGGCGTCAAAGAGCGGGAAGATGTAGTTGTGGTCGTCAAATTCGACCATCGCGCCGTCCCCGTCGTACCGTCGGTGATGGTCCCAGCCGATCAGCAGGAGTACGTTCCCCCTCTCGTTGACCCAGCCGCTTCCGTCCGGCTCGGGCTGTCCGGACTTCTGAGCCACAAGCAACGGCCAGATGCCCACATACTGTTCCATCTGCTGAACCGAGGAAACACGTGTTTCCCCGCAGCCCGCCGCTGCAACGCCGATGCCCGCGACGACCAGACAGGACAACACTCTTCCGCCGCTCTTCATAATTTTTCTCCTCGTAACGCCACTTGACGCCTTCTGTATGAGAAACCGGAATGGGAGTAGTCTCCATTCAGTTTTTTCTGCGTCCATTTCGCATCGGCTGGCTTCCGTACCGGACAGTTGCTCCTGGCACGGGACACTTATCGTGCCCTGGTTCCAATCGCCGTAAAGCTATAATCCATCAGGGGCCGATAATTGAGAAAATGTCATGGCCAAAGATAGGCAGGACGACAACCTCGACGTGGAACTCGGCCACGGGGACCGGATCGGCGGGAAGTACCTCAAGCACTCCGGCGT is a genomic window containing:
- a CDS encoding NifU family protein, giving the protein MKDKVQEVIDGVRPALQADGGDVELVNVEDDGTVNVRLQGACGCCPMAQMTLKMGIERRLKEKVPQVKEVVAVQ